A region of Salinibacter sp. 10B DNA encodes the following proteins:
- a CDS encoding mechanosensitive ion channel domain-containing protein, giving the protein MVLARLLYSGLLAGLLLVGPASAQEQPPSPQQPSPNAATLDAASSDTATTTAAPLGAQDPTLREVGETARSFGLRALGAVLVLVLTFFVINGVAFILETLAERNAERRLLYKRLVPIFRVLLWGIALYVVLRGIFDVDAQGLFAAAAAIGVAIGFAAQDLLKNIFGGLVILFDQSFQVGDKILVGGTYGEVTSIGLRSTRIVTPDDNLVTVPNAQVADGQVSNANAGELNCQVGTDLYLPGWVDEGRAKDIAYQSAVSSPYVYLEKPVVVLVKDEYDEGHLVHLKVKAYVIDTRYEALLASDITERARRAYRAEDLLPPMSHSHFGSSPSSPTPTGPPPAS; this is encoded by the coding sequence ATGGTTCTAGCACGACTTCTATACTCGGGCCTCCTGGCCGGGCTTCTACTTGTTGGCCCCGCCTCTGCACAGGAACAGCCTCCAAGCCCCCAGCAGCCGTCCCCGAACGCCGCAACCCTGGACGCCGCCTCCTCAGACACGGCGACCACCACCGCCGCTCCTCTCGGTGCGCAGGATCCCACCCTGCGCGAAGTCGGCGAGACGGCCCGAAGCTTCGGCCTCCGAGCCCTGGGCGCCGTGCTCGTGCTCGTGCTCACGTTCTTCGTGATCAACGGAGTGGCGTTCATCCTGGAGACGCTGGCTGAGCGCAACGCCGAGCGGCGCCTCCTCTACAAACGCCTCGTCCCCATCTTCCGCGTCCTTCTGTGGGGCATCGCCCTCTACGTCGTGCTCCGCGGCATCTTCGACGTCGACGCGCAGGGGCTCTTCGCGGCGGCCGCGGCCATTGGTGTCGCCATCGGCTTTGCGGCGCAGGACCTCCTCAAAAATATCTTCGGCGGCCTCGTCATCCTCTTCGATCAATCGTTCCAGGTAGGCGACAAAATTCTGGTAGGGGGAACCTACGGGGAAGTCACGTCCATCGGCCTCCGCTCCACTCGCATCGTGACCCCGGACGACAACCTCGTGACGGTTCCAAACGCACAGGTGGCCGACGGGCAGGTCTCGAACGCCAATGCGGGAGAGCTGAATTGCCAGGTAGGCACAGACCTCTATCTACCAGGATGGGTGGACGAGGGGCGTGCCAAGGACATCGCCTACCAGTCCGCAGTGAGTTCCCCCTACGTTTACCTCGAAAAACCGGTGGTCGTGCTGGTAAAGGATGAGTACGACGAAGGTCACCTCGTCCACCTGAAGGTAAAGGCATACGTCATCGACACGCGGTACGAGGCGCTGCTGGCAAGCGACATTACCGAGCGGGCACGCCGCGCATACCGGGCGGAAGATCTTCTTCCCCCTATGTCGCACTCACACTTCGGCTCTTCTCCCTCGTCGCCTACCCCTACCGGACCGCCTCCGGCGTCGTAG
- a CDS encoding MFS transporter, translating to MPPDGSPADAAAPADPSSVSSPPYRDSELWLLFCVTLVAVGNVSSVAPAFPTVVDVFDISRVQVGWIVTAYSLPGIVSAPLAGAMADRLGRKRVLVPTLFVFGLAGGACALARSFPVLLTLRALQGMAAAPLVGLAVTLIGDRYQGTARTAAIGYNASALNVGTAIYPALGGTLAAIAWFWPFALPLLALPVGAAVAWKLEPPPVDRAQSLSKYVSVARARLTDPQILGVLAINFGVYVLLFGAFLTYVPEFLDARFGSPPIVAGLILALASVSSGLVATQLGRLSMTIPKERLIQGSLLINAVALVLMPWAPAPWGVGAASLLSGVAQGLNQPALQTRLTELASDASRGIILSLNGMVLRLGQAVGPLLLGSMLALGGLSALFYAAAGIALLVAIGAVLVLHAPRAS from the coding sequence ATGCCTCCCGACGGTTCGCCCGCTGACGCCGCCGCTCCGGCCGATCCCTCCTCCGTATCGAGCCCCCCGTACCGCGACTCGGAGCTGTGGCTGCTCTTTTGTGTAACGCTGGTGGCCGTGGGCAATGTGTCGAGTGTCGCCCCTGCCTTCCCAACGGTCGTCGACGTATTCGACATCTCACGGGTGCAGGTGGGATGGATCGTGACGGCCTACTCGCTGCCGGGCATTGTAAGCGCGCCGCTCGCCGGCGCAATGGCCGACCGGCTGGGGCGCAAGCGGGTGCTCGTCCCGACGCTCTTCGTATTCGGCCTTGCAGGCGGGGCCTGTGCCTTGGCCCGCTCGTTTCCAGTGCTTCTCACACTGCGCGCCCTGCAGGGCATGGCCGCTGCTCCCCTTGTGGGCCTCGCCGTCACACTCATCGGCGACCGCTACCAGGGCACGGCCCGCACTGCAGCCATCGGGTACAACGCCTCGGCCCTGAACGTGGGCACGGCCATTTACCCGGCGCTTGGCGGCACCCTCGCGGCAATAGCGTGGTTTTGGCCGTTTGCACTGCCCCTGCTGGCCCTGCCCGTGGGGGCGGCCGTGGCGTGGAAGTTAGAGCCCCCACCTGTCGATCGCGCACAGTCCTTGTCGAAATACGTTTCGGTGGCTCGCGCCCGGCTCACCGACCCACAGATTCTGGGCGTCCTCGCGATCAACTTTGGGGTGTACGTGCTTCTCTTCGGCGCCTTCCTCACGTACGTGCCGGAGTTCCTGGACGCACGGTTTGGCTCTCCGCCCATCGTGGCCGGCCTCATCCTGGCCCTCGCCTCGGTGTCCAGTGGCCTTGTGGCCACCCAGCTCGGCCGCCTCAGCATGACCATTCCGAAAGAACGCCTGATCCAAGGATCGCTCCTCATCAATGCGGTGGCCCTCGTCCTCATGCCGTGGGCCCCAGCCCCATGGGGCGTGGGGGCAGCGTCCCTCCTCTCGGGCGTGGCCCAGGGCCTCAACCAACCGGCCCTCCAGACGCGCCTTACCGAACTGGCCTCCGATGCGTCCCGCGGCATCATCCTGTCGCTGAACGGCATGGTCTTGCGACTCGGCCAGGCGGTGGGCCCGCTGCTGCTCGGAAGCATGCTGGCCCTTGGCGGCCTCAGTGCGCTCTTCTATGCTGCCGCAGGGATCGCTCTGCTCGTGGCGATCGGCGCCGTGCTGGTGCTGCACGCCCCCCGGGCGTCGTGA
- the ccsA gene encoding cytochrome c biogenesis protein CcsA: MLGTIGEVLLLVAFIACGGSAIAFFWSAQSDDASAQARSWKRAGRWAWGVMSAAVVSTSVVLWYLILNHQYQYAYVYQNSSNDLPGHYLFSTFWAGQEGSFLFWILMMCGVGAALIAYVQRDYERHVMAVVAFCQFFLLSMVVGLQFGPLEIGASPFMTLAEKFTDAPIFQQNPNFVPADGQGLNDLLQNPWMTIHPPFLFIGFSSMVVPFAFAIAALWRKKYTQWVRPALPWTLFAVAILGVAITMGGYWAYVTLSFGGYWAWDPVENSSLVPWIVGVAAFHTMLVQKKSGTGQKASLLLSIAAYVLVIYSTFLTRSGILGDVSVHSFVDLGLYNQLLIWIAMIGTVGIGLFVYRYRELPTPDKEPRILSREFMILSGAVLLCTTAAVIILGTSAPIFGRIFRDNPSAVPTEFYNEWTLPLALGFVFLAGLGQLFWWNKMDVESLNRVLLKPVAFATTCTIAILIFTPFAEQTVLLPAGSVGPSQTASAGLFSGLSQFWAMYGQALQMLMLLFVGFFALFGNGMVLWRVLRGNPRMAGGAIAHVGLAITILGIIASSGFDRALPRLGTTPSANEDQMPRENFVVAKGQTRLVNGYRVTYTGKSTTERGRGQYIIDVTDPKGRSYTMKPVAYQGSGDQWFMHPDVKAFLEKDIFLSVTPKEATGMGSKEGKPGGEFQLSRGDSTTLGDRQFAVAFDGFTVLKGPQGMAESDVSIPERVPDDAQMAVGANLRVTNFETQETRSLMPIYLVMNDNSQQYIENRVGDWDLRMAFTEMNANNGKATFAVEGVDVMPENWVVVQAYTKPLISLLWIGIIVMTVGFVVAIGRRVQDIRFRR; encoded by the coding sequence ATGCTCGGCACCATCGGCGAAGTCCTTCTGCTCGTCGCGTTTATCGCGTGCGGCGGATCGGCCATAGCGTTCTTCTGGTCCGCCCAATCGGACGATGCCTCCGCACAGGCCCGCTCCTGGAAACGGGCCGGGCGCTGGGCCTGGGGCGTAATGAGTGCGGCCGTCGTTTCGACCTCCGTCGTGCTCTGGTATCTGATCCTCAACCACCAGTACCAGTACGCCTACGTCTACCAGAATTCCTCGAACGACCTCCCCGGACACTACCTGTTTTCCACCTTCTGGGCGGGGCAGGAAGGATCATTCCTGTTCTGGATTCTCATGATGTGTGGAGTGGGTGCAGCCCTCATCGCCTACGTGCAGCGCGACTACGAGCGGCACGTAATGGCGGTGGTGGCTTTCTGCCAGTTCTTCCTGCTGTCGATGGTCGTGGGCCTGCAATTCGGCCCGCTCGAAATCGGGGCGTCTCCGTTCATGACACTCGCGGAGAAGTTCACTGACGCCCCCATCTTCCAACAGAACCCGAACTTCGTCCCGGCGGACGGGCAGGGATTGAATGACCTTCTCCAGAACCCGTGGATGACGATTCACCCGCCGTTCCTCTTCATCGGCTTCTCGTCGATGGTGGTACCCTTCGCGTTTGCGATTGCGGCGCTCTGGCGCAAGAAGTACACGCAGTGGGTGCGCCCGGCCCTGCCGTGGACACTCTTCGCCGTCGCCATCCTGGGCGTGGCCATCACGATGGGCGGATACTGGGCGTACGTGACGCTTTCCTTCGGCGGCTACTGGGCATGGGATCCCGTCGAAAACTCATCGCTCGTGCCCTGGATTGTAGGGGTGGCGGCCTTCCACACTATGCTCGTGCAGAAGAAGAGCGGGACAGGGCAGAAGGCCTCCCTTCTCCTTTCGATCGCGGCCTACGTGCTGGTCATCTACTCCACGTTTCTCACCCGTAGCGGCATCCTGGGAGACGTCTCCGTACACTCGTTCGTCGACCTCGGCCTCTACAACCAGCTCTTGATTTGGATCGCCATGATCGGCACGGTCGGCATCGGGCTCTTCGTGTACCGCTACCGCGAACTGCCGACGCCCGATAAGGAGCCGCGCATTCTCTCGCGCGAGTTCATGATCCTCTCTGGCGCTGTGCTCCTTTGCACCACCGCGGCCGTGATTATCCTCGGCACCAGCGCCCCCATCTTCGGTCGCATCTTCCGCGACAATCCCTCGGCCGTGCCCACCGAGTTCTACAACGAATGGACGCTCCCGCTGGCGCTGGGCTTTGTCTTTCTTGCGGGACTGGGACAGCTCTTCTGGTGGAACAAGATGGACGTGGAAAGCCTGAACCGCGTGCTCTTGAAGCCGGTGGCATTCGCAACGACCTGCACAATCGCGATTCTCATCTTCACCCCGTTTGCCGAACAGACGGTTCTCCTCCCCGCTGGCTCCGTGGGACCGTCTCAAACGGCATCCGCCGGGCTCTTTAGCGGCCTCTCCCAGTTCTGGGCGATGTACGGCCAGGCGCTTCAGATGCTGATGCTCTTGTTTGTGGGCTTCTTCGCTCTCTTCGGCAACGGCATGGTGCTCTGGCGCGTGCTGCGCGGCAACCCGCGCATGGCGGGTGGCGCAATTGCCCACGTCGGATTGGCAATTACGATTCTCGGCATTATCGCGTCGAGTGGCTTTGATCGTGCCCTGCCGCGTCTCGGCACGACGCCCTCGGCCAATGAAGACCAGATGCCGCGCGAAAACTTCGTGGTGGCCAAGGGACAAACGCGCCTCGTCAACGGATACCGGGTTACCTACACCGGTAAGTCCACCACGGAGCGGGGGCGCGGGCAGTACATCATTGACGTAACGGACCCGAAGGGCCGCTCCTATACCATGAAACCGGTCGCCTATCAGGGAAGCGGCGACCAGTGGTTCATGCACCCGGACGTAAAGGCCTTCCTCGAAAAGGACATTTTCCTGTCCGTGACCCCGAAGGAGGCGACCGGCATGGGGTCGAAGGAGGGCAAGCCGGGCGGGGAGTTCCAGCTGTCCCGTGGTGACTCGACGACGCTGGGCGACCGGCAGTTTGCCGTAGCATTCGACGGGTTCACGGTGCTGAAGGGCCCGCAGGGCATGGCGGAATCAGACGTGTCCATTCCGGAACGGGTGCCGGACGATGCCCAAATGGCCGTGGGAGCAAACCTCCGGGTAACGAATTTCGAAACGCAGGAGACCCGGTCGCTGATGCCAATCTACCTGGTGATGAACGACAACAGTCAGCAGTACATCGAAAATCGCGTTGGGGACTGGGATCTGCGGATGGCATTTACGGAGATGAACGCAAATAACGGCAAGGCAACGTTCGCCGTGGAAGGCGTGGACGTGATGCCGGAAAACTGGGTGGTGGTACAGGCCTACACCAAACCGCTCATCAGCCTGCTCTGGATCGGGATTATCGTGATGACTGTCGGCTTCGTGGTCGCGATCGGACGGCGCGTGCAGGACATTCGGTTTCGGCGGTAG
- a CDS encoding DUF3177 family protein, with protein sequence MNLYDTLVYVDFILAVVLLVVVPLCLLGVSVTLPSVRKRLLVYWRTSALLGITVYLWIGETPMGFATGFAARALIPLALWRGDALTVLRDQPIPTSPDWRATVFRYWRAAAIPYNLVGLAYMLPLLPCVWSDVTPVCQAWYLPPQQYAAWLHPSIEPIWLARYGWVALGVYSAYLLATAVRLQRDLLERQAPNS encoded by the coding sequence ATGAATCTATACGATACGCTCGTCTACGTCGACTTTATCCTCGCCGTGGTGCTGTTGGTAGTGGTGCCCCTGTGCTTGCTGGGGGTGTCGGTCACGCTGCCGTCCGTACGCAAGCGGCTGCTGGTCTACTGGCGCACGTCGGCGTTGCTCGGCATCACGGTGTATCTGTGGATTGGGGAAACGCCCATGGGCTTTGCGACGGGCTTTGCCGCACGGGCCCTCATTCCCCTGGCGCTGTGGCGCGGGGATGCCCTAACGGTGCTCCGGGACCAGCCGATCCCCACATCGCCCGACTGGCGGGCCACAGTCTTCCGGTACTGGCGCGCGGCGGCCATCCCCTACAACCTCGTCGGCCTGGCCTACATGCTCCCTCTCCTGCCTTGCGTGTGGTCGGATGTGACCCCGGTGTGTCAGGCCTGGTACCTGCCGCCCCAACAATACGCAGCGTGGCTGCACCCGAGCATTGAGCCGATCTGGCTGGCCCGCTACGGCTGGGTGGCACTGGGCGTGTACTCCGCCTATCTGCTGGCCACCGCCGTGCGGCTGCAGCGCGACCTACTGGAGCGGCAAGCCCCGAACTCCTGA
- a CDS encoding septal ring lytic transglycosylase RlpA family protein — MASGQSHSHLLDDPRGEASYYGHRFAGETTANGETFDPDDMTAAHPSLPFNTVVRVTRVGGEQRRAVTVRVNDRGPYAGDRIIDLSRAAAEEIGMIEEGVVDVRIEVLELPGDTQTASSRSSTGGW, encoded by the coding sequence ATGGCCAGTGGGCAGTCGCACAGTCATCTTCTTGACGATCCGCGGGGAGAGGCCAGCTATTACGGACACCGATTTGCCGGGGAGACCACGGCCAATGGAGAAACCTTCGACCCCGATGACATGACGGCCGCCCATCCGAGCCTGCCATTCAACACCGTCGTGCGCGTTACCCGGGTTGGGGGGGAGCAGCGGCGAGCGGTCACCGTCCGCGTCAACGATCGGGGACCGTATGCCGGCGATCGTATTATCGATCTTTCGAGAGCCGCGGCTGAAGAGATCGGTATGATCGAGGAGGGGGTCGTTGACGTGCGCATTGAGGTCTTGGAATTGCCGGGAGACACGCAGACGGCATCGAGCCGATCCAGCACAGGGGGGTGGTGA
- a CDS encoding acetoin utilization protein AcuC has protein sequence MATLLFDDRYLDYDFGPDHPFSPIRQEMVVSLLDALGQPIDPISPPVASRAEVRRVHSESLVKKVEAASDGRPPPEAWDYGINTGDVPVFENMDAATRGLVGGTLHGARLIAEEKASRVLQMGGGLHHAHRDRASGFCVYNDLSVAINTLREQNLRVAYVDIDVHHGDGVQFLHYDDPGVLTISLHESGQYLFPGSGGVDEIGEEAGEGSAVNVPLMPHTEPESYRDAFERVVPYALDKFAPDVIVAQCGADAHFQDPLADLLLTSQTYEDLFRDLLSLADEHTNGRILCTFGGGYHLDAVVRVWTLLALLMQDLDLPDTIPADWRTQWQDQLDASLTSTLHDPEPSFNLSRRPDVREKNQQTSTQVLEILAPHWY, from the coding sequence GTGGCTACCCTCCTTTTCGACGACCGCTACCTCGACTACGACTTTGGCCCCGACCACCCGTTCAGCCCCATTCGGCAGGAGATGGTGGTGAGCCTGCTCGACGCGCTCGGGCAACCAATCGACCCGATATCTCCCCCGGTGGCTTCCCGCGCGGAAGTGCGTCGGGTCCACAGCGAGTCGCTTGTGAAAAAGGTGGAGGCGGCCTCCGACGGGCGTCCGCCCCCCGAAGCGTGGGACTACGGCATTAACACTGGCGACGTACCGGTCTTCGAAAATATGGACGCAGCCACCCGTGGCCTCGTCGGCGGGACCCTACACGGAGCCCGTCTAATTGCGGAGGAGAAAGCGTCCCGCGTCCTGCAGATGGGCGGCGGGTTGCACCATGCCCATCGCGACCGGGCCTCCGGCTTCTGCGTCTACAACGATCTTTCGGTTGCCATCAACACGCTACGCGAGCAGAACCTGCGCGTCGCGTACGTCGACATTGACGTGCACCATGGCGATGGTGTCCAGTTTCTGCACTACGACGACCCCGGTGTGCTCACAATTAGCCTACACGAGTCGGGACAGTATCTTTTTCCCGGTAGTGGAGGCGTGGACGAAATTGGCGAAGAGGCCGGCGAGGGCTCCGCGGTCAACGTTCCCCTGATGCCACACACCGAGCCTGAGAGCTATCGCGACGCGTTTGAACGAGTGGTGCCGTACGCTCTCGACAAGTTCGCCCCGGACGTAATCGTCGCGCAGTGTGGGGCCGATGCTCACTTCCAAGACCCGCTGGCCGACCTCCTCCTGACTTCTCAAACGTACGAGGATCTGTTCCGAGACCTCCTTTCCCTCGCCGACGAACACACGAACGGACGAATACTCTGCACATTCGGTGGGGGCTACCACCTCGATGCCGTGGTGCGCGTGTGGACGCTGCTTGCTCTTCTTATGCAGGACCTCGACCTGCCCGACACGATTCCCGCCGACTGGCGCACGCAATGGCAGGATCAACTGGACGCGTCCCTCACCTCCACCCTTCACGACCCGGAACCGTCCTTCAACCTTTCGCGCCGCCCCGATGTCCGGGAAAAAAATCAACAAACCAGCACGCAGGTTTTGGAGATCCTGGCCCCCCACTGGTATTAA
- a CDS encoding thioesterase family protein produces the protein MSYVYSHRHRVRYRECDPMGVVYHTHYLDYFEAARTEALRDLGVRYRDLEADGIIMPVVEADVQYKRPAHYDDVIVVNVTFAEPPSVRVPIDYSVHPEDEDDVLATGHTTLCFMNAERRRPIPAPDAVTDAFELAFAD, from the coding sequence GTGTCGTACGTATACTCTCACCGCCACCGTGTCCGCTACCGCGAGTGCGACCCGATGGGCGTGGTCTATCATACCCACTACCTCGACTACTTCGAGGCTGCCCGCACGGAGGCCCTGCGTGACCTTGGGGTCCGCTACCGGGACCTCGAAGCCGATGGCATTATCATGCCGGTTGTCGAAGCCGACGTCCAGTATAAGCGTCCTGCCCACTACGACGACGTGATTGTGGTGAACGTGACCTTTGCAGAGCCGCCCTCGGTGCGCGTGCCGATTGACTACTCGGTACACCCAGAAGACGAGGACGATGTATTGGCCACTGGACACACCACACTCTGCTTCATGAACGCAGAGCGGCGGCGGCCCATCCCCGCCCCTGACGCCGTAACCGACGCCTTCGAACTGGCCTTTGCAGACTGA
- a CDS encoding acetyl-CoA carboxylase carboxyltransferase subunit alpha produces the protein MADDSNQHLLDFEKPLVELEEKLAEMRELNEETQDDLSNEINALEERVEKLRTSIYRNLTRWQRVQIARHPQRPYTLDYIEALTDDFVELHGDRRFSDDRSIVGGLAEFNGERYGYRDRTVMVLGHQKGRDTKERKYRRFGMPNPEGYRKAERLMKMAAKFNKPIVTLLDTPGAYPGMGAEERGQAEAIARNLFEMARLPVPIVVVVIGEGASGGAIGIGLGDRILMLENSWYSVIAPESCSQILWRSWDHKEDAARALKLTAPDLVEVDVIDEIVSEPVGGAHRDPDTTYATVGQAIGNALQSLEDIDTSTLLDRRLEKFDALGAYETGEPMAPAAHR, from the coding sequence ATGGCCGACGACAGCAATCAGCATTTGCTGGACTTCGAAAAACCGCTCGTGGAGCTGGAGGAAAAGCTTGCGGAAATGCGGGAACTCAACGAAGAAACGCAGGATGACCTCTCCAACGAAATTAATGCGTTGGAAGAGCGGGTCGAGAAGCTGCGGACCTCGATCTACCGCAACCTTACGCGCTGGCAACGGGTCCAGATTGCGCGCCACCCACAGCGGCCCTACACGCTCGACTACATCGAGGCCCTAACCGACGATTTTGTGGAGCTGCACGGCGACCGTCGCTTTAGTGACGACCGGTCGATCGTGGGAGGGCTCGCTGAATTTAACGGGGAGCGCTATGGCTACCGCGACCGTACCGTTATGGTGCTCGGCCACCAGAAAGGCCGCGATACGAAGGAGCGCAAGTACCGTCGCTTCGGGATGCCCAATCCGGAAGGCTATCGCAAAGCTGAGCGCCTCATGAAGATGGCGGCGAAGTTCAATAAACCGATCGTTACACTGCTTGACACCCCCGGAGCCTATCCAGGAATGGGGGCCGAGGAGCGGGGCCAAGCAGAAGCCATTGCGCGCAACCTGTTCGAGATGGCACGCCTGCCGGTCCCCATTGTGGTGGTTGTGATCGGAGAAGGGGCCTCCGGCGGCGCCATCGGCATCGGCCTCGGCGACCGCATTCTCATGCTCGAAAATTCGTGGTACTCTGTCATTGCGCCTGAGAGTTGTTCGCAAATCCTATGGCGCTCCTGGGACCACAAAGAGGACGCTGCCCGTGCCCTGAAGCTTACAGCACCGGATCTGGTGGAGGTCGACGTCATCGATGAGATTGTGTCTGAGCCGGTGGGAGGTGCACACCGCGATCCCGACACGACGTATGCTACAGTTGGACAAGCCATTGGAAATGCCCTTCAGTCCCTAGAGGACATCGACACGTCTACGCTTCTCGACCGACGGCTGGAGAAGTTCGACGCCCTCGGGGCCTACGAAACGGGCGAACCGATGGCCCCCGCTGCCCATCGATAG
- a CDS encoding FHA domain-containing protein: MPIKLQVVKEDAAGEPADYLFEQDRITIGRGSGNDLTLPDQKVSTEHAEIRSKDGDYLLIDRDSKNKTYVDGQRVGETQPYRLNSGDVFRVGDFNIEFAPLFMPSSEQTAFAEEDEAANPFEKHAKQLASALEGLAETYKFAPAEDREENFAAAVQDHLDAEIADDEAVQRVLSQLGADASSTEAAENDTFSQQPTADDEAVDEVLGTLLEGVARMISIPNHFWREFTGETLEHPEEKDFLYGADLDDLRARLLDDSLSEEQREERLQHLSDAVDSLVAHNMAMLAGYKKSVMAGSKELLQRVNPVDAIEEAEEGGMMDSFFGGGSQSELERLHEEWRDLFHGEWGALESELFRPTYVDAYVDRMAQTWDMDRAEIMTKEDA, encoded by the coding sequence ATGCCGATAAAGCTGCAAGTTGTTAAGGAGGACGCCGCCGGGGAGCCGGCCGACTATCTGTTCGAGCAAGACCGGATTACGATTGGACGCGGAAGCGGCAATGATCTCACTCTGCCGGATCAGAAGGTAAGTACCGAGCATGCCGAGATTCGGAGCAAGGATGGGGATTATCTTCTCATTGATCGGGATAGCAAGAACAAGACGTATGTGGATGGGCAACGCGTGGGGGAGACGCAGCCCTACCGGCTCAACAGTGGGGATGTCTTTCGAGTGGGCGACTTCAACATCGAGTTTGCGCCCCTCTTCATGCCATCGTCCGAGCAGACTGCTTTCGCGGAGGAGGATGAGGCGGCCAATCCATTCGAGAAGCACGCGAAGCAGCTGGCATCTGCCCTTGAGGGACTAGCCGAGACCTACAAGTTTGCCCCGGCCGAGGACCGAGAGGAAAATTTTGCGGCCGCCGTGCAGGACCACCTCGACGCGGAGATCGCCGACGACGAGGCGGTGCAACGCGTCCTGTCGCAACTGGGAGCAGACGCATCGTCCACCGAAGCAGCGGAGAACGATACGTTTTCTCAACAACCAACGGCGGACGACGAGGCGGTCGATGAGGTGCTTGGCACATTGCTGGAAGGGGTGGCCCGAATGATTAGTATTCCGAACCACTTCTGGCGGGAGTTTACCGGCGAAACGCTCGAGCACCCGGAGGAAAAAGACTTTCTGTACGGAGCGGACCTTGACGACCTTCGGGCCCGCCTTCTTGACGACTCGTTGTCCGAAGAGCAACGAGAGGAACGCCTTCAGCACTTGAGTGATGCCGTCGACAGTCTCGTGGCGCATAACATGGCCATGCTCGCTGGCTACAAGAAGTCGGTGATGGCGGGAAGTAAAGAACTATTGCAACGGGTGAACCCGGTCGATGCAATCGAGGAGGCGGAGGAGGGCGGCATGATGGACAGCTTCTTTGGGGGCGGGAGCCAATCGGAGCTCGAGCGGCTTCACGAAGAGTGGCGGGACCTCTTCCACGGCGAGTGGGGGGCACTGGAAAGCGAACTCTTCCGGCCCACCTACGTGGATGCGTACGTGGACCGAATGGCCCAGACCTGGGACATGGACCGGGCCGAGATTATGACGAAGGAGGACGCGTAA